The following are from one region of the Leptospira selangorensis genome:
- a CDS encoding acyl-CoA dehydrogenase family protein has product MNHPLRLAENPGLSSYDLTGYKGNRGKNFYDEDKILQRVVERYSSDYKPDHKKAMVDHLKGYGELVGGTLDELTEASHKEGKYGEVVKYDRTGNRIDQIVYSHEQKLSRKISYDYGIVNLDFHDEWRFPFTDLHRQALTYLANQNGEGGVTCPLAMTEGMIRVLQGIGTEEQKKKYLPLVAGKGSFSHFMAGQYVTERVGGSNVGANRTIARKGENGKWILNGEKWFCSNPGDLWVTTAKIEDTETVGLFLVPRIKDDGELNGHHILRKKDIIGSKGKLTVEIVYEDLEAEALGRPAHGIANLIRYVIRTSRVHVGLAASGMSRRAFMEAREYSRYRTAYGKKIQDFSAYSRELAEMRILYAGLVMPIFRGIDWTQKGILAEQISTPLMKYRSSSLSSQITHRAIMALGGSGIIGDYTCLPRLHNDCIINETWEGTHLIITDHALGAMNRAKIRDSFVSELKKNFDSAKKYPELKAAAEFGENLLLDWNKSIEEKPREWKETFRVDLSDQAYGALVLSEFLEQAVFDRTSGSKKSKFDSFAKGFGAFLFRTLPKTFGDYESFRLDQEEVDEIVNW; this is encoded by the coding sequence ATGAATCATCCATTACGTTTAGCCGAGAACCCGGGTTTATCTTCTTACGACTTAACCGGTTACAAAGGAAATAGAGGTAAAAATTTTTATGATGAGGATAAGATCCTCCAAAGAGTAGTAGAAAGATACTCTTCAGATTACAAACCGGATCATAAAAAGGCGATGGTCGATCATCTCAAAGGTTATGGAGAATTGGTCGGTGGCACCTTAGACGAACTCACAGAAGCAAGTCATAAAGAGGGCAAATACGGAGAAGTAGTCAAATACGATCGTACAGGAAATCGTATAGATCAGATTGTTTATTCCCACGAACAAAAACTCTCCAGAAAGATCTCCTACGATTACGGAATTGTTAATTTAGATTTTCATGATGAATGGAGATTTCCTTTTACAGATCTTCATAGACAAGCTCTAACTTATCTTGCCAACCAAAATGGAGAAGGTGGAGTGACCTGTCCGTTAGCGATGACTGAAGGTATGATACGAGTTCTTCAGGGTATAGGAACGGAAGAACAGAAAAAGAAGTATCTTCCTCTAGTTGCAGGAAAGGGTTCCTTCTCTCATTTTATGGCGGGACAATATGTGACCGAAAGAGTAGGAGGGAGCAATGTAGGTGCCAACCGCACAATTGCACGCAAGGGCGAGAACGGAAAATGGATCTTAAACGGAGAAAAATGGTTCTGCTCCAATCCGGGAGATCTTTGGGTTACTACAGCTAAGATAGAAGATACCGAAACAGTAGGTTTGTTCTTGGTTCCTAGGATCAAGGACGATGGAGAATTAAACGGCCATCATATATTAAGAAAAAAAGATATTATAGGTTCTAAAGGAAAACTCACAGTAGAGATTGTATACGAGGATTTGGAAGCCGAGGCTTTAGGAAGACCAGCTCATGGAATTGCAAACCTCATTCGTTATGTGATCAGAACGTCTCGCGTTCATGTGGGTCTTGCCGCTTCCGGAATGTCCCGAAGAGCATTTATGGAAGCAAGAGAATATTCCAGATATAGAACAGCTTACGGGAAGAAGATCCAAGATTTTTCTGCGTATTCCAGAGAACTTGCAGAAATGAGAATTTTGTATGCCGGTTTGGTTATGCCGATCTTCCGTGGGATTGATTGGACTCAAAAAGGAATTTTAGCGGAACAGATCTCCACTCCTTTGATGAAATACAGATCTTCTTCGCTTTCTTCTCAGATTACTCATAGAGCGATTATGGCCTTGGGTGGTTCAGGGATTATCGGTGATTATACTTGTTTGCCAAGACTTCATAATGATTGTATTATCAACGAGACCTGGGAAGGAACTCATTTGATTATCACAGATCACGCGCTTGGAGCAATGAATCGTGCTAAGATCAGAGATTCTTTCGTTTCAGAATTAAAGAAAAATTTTGATTCTGCTAAAAAATACCCAGAGTTAAAGGCAGCTGCAGAATTTGGAGAAAATCTTCTATTAGATTGGAATAAGAGTATTGAAGAAAAACCTAGAGAATGGAAGGAAACATTTAGAGTGGATCTTTCTGATCAGGCTTATGGAGCTTTGGTTCTTTCTGAGTTTTTAGAGCAGGCAGTTTTTGATAGAACATCCGGTTCTAAAAAATCTAAATTCGATTCTTTTGCGAAAGGTTTTGGTGCTTTCTTGTTTAGAACATTGCCTAAAACTTTTGGAGATTATGAATCTTTCCGTTTGGATCAGGAAGAAGTAGACGAGATCGTAAATTGGTAA
- the trxA gene encoding thioredoxin, producing MPGSFNELLKTHDKPILVDFWAEWCGPCKMVAPELEKFAQAHPGQVTVVKVNIDEKPELAQQYGVQSIPTLMLFKGGEIAEKVVGAIPQAQMEKVFAPKLA from the coding sequence ATGCCTGGTTCATTCAACGAACTTCTCAAAACACATGATAAACCCATCCTAGTAGATTTCTGGGCCGAATGGTGCGGTCCTTGTAAAATGGTAGCCCCTGAGCTGGAGAAATTTGCACAAGCTCACCCAGGGCAAGTCACCGTAGTAAAAGTCAATATAGACGAAAAACCTGAATTGGCTCAACAATACGGAGTTCAGTCCATTCCGACTCTGATGTTATTCAAAGGTGGAGAAATCGCTGAAAAGGTGGTGGGAGCAATTCCACAGGCACAAATGGAGAAAGTTTTTGCCCCTAAACTGGCTTAA
- a CDS encoding TIGR01777 family oxidoreductase, whose translation MLIGITGGTGLIGSMLAIRLKAEGHRVRIFSRSGKLPPRLQRISEWDVRIGSLPTRADLEGVDVLINLAGEPIAGVRWTPEYKQRIRSSRVDFTKDLVARLISMGEFAPKTFFNSSAIGIYGSYDAGTPPFDEDSPIADDELGSLCKDWEEEALEAQQAGIRTILLRTGVVLTTEGGALATMLPAFKLFAGGPIGSGNQILSWIHIEDQLSAIMFLIRKEEAKGAFNLVSPEPLSNEQFSKVLAKTLGRPSFTRVPSFALSLALGEGAIVATHGQRVVPKRLQELGYKFRYPNLESALRNLLG comes from the coding sequence ATGCTTATTGGAATTACCGGCGGCACGGGACTTATAGGATCCATGTTGGCGATCCGCTTGAAGGCAGAAGGACATAGAGTCCGCATTTTTAGCCGAAGTGGAAAATTGCCGCCCAGACTCCAAAGAATTTCAGAATGGGATGTTCGAATCGGCTCACTCCCAACCAGAGCTGATCTTGAAGGAGTAGACGTTCTAATAAACCTCGCGGGCGAACCAATCGCAGGAGTTCGCTGGACCCCAGAATACAAACAAAGGATCCGCTCTTCTCGCGTAGATTTCACAAAGGACCTTGTTGCAAGACTCATATCCATGGGAGAGTTTGCGCCCAAAACATTTTTCAACTCTTCTGCAATCGGGATCTACGGATCTTATGATGCAGGAACCCCGCCATTCGACGAGGATAGTCCTATTGCAGACGATGAATTAGGCAGCTTATGCAAAGACTGGGAAGAAGAAGCCTTAGAAGCACAACAAGCAGGAATCCGAACAATCCTCTTAAGAACAGGAGTTGTTCTAACAACTGAAGGTGGTGCACTCGCAACCATGCTTCCCGCATTTAAATTATTTGCAGGCGGACCGATCGGAAGCGGAAATCAAATCCTATCTTGGATCCATATCGAAGACCAACTCTCAGCTATCATGTTCTTGATCAGAAAAGAAGAAGCAAAAGGAGCATTCAACCTTGTATCTCCTGAACCTCTTTCCAATGAGCAGTTCAGCAAGGTACTTGCAAAAACTTTAGGACGCCCCTCATTCACAAGAGTTCCTTCTTTTGCACTCTCACTTGCATTGGGCGAAGGTGCCATCGTGGCAACCCATGGCCAAAGAGTGGTGCCAAAAAGACTCCAAGAACTGGGTTATAAATTCAGATACCCGAATCTGGAATCAGCGCTTCGAAATTTACTGGGATAG
- a CDS encoding CPBP family intramembrane glutamic endopeptidase, with protein sequence MNFSETGRIDLPEYKAGGRERFFIFLSITTFSIAVFEEVRVLYVVPILLLLFLLIGFQFKWKSLFYLNIPLFVLSFINIFPYAKNLWPGTLILALVFYFFAFSKIRDAGLLRWLVRGEVSKQVLGLSALFVLSASIALFLWFYLLDPDISDIKENFPKGDIPLLIAAGIGFAIINAIAEEFLFRGILLEALLTARCSLFWALVFQALSFGILHLHGFPRGWVGVGLAGIYGLMTGLIRILSKGIYYPVLVHIFADITIAGIVLFFAK encoded by the coding sequence ATGAATTTTTCGGAAACCGGCAGAATCGATTTACCTGAATACAAAGCCGGTGGCCGAGAAAGATTTTTCATCTTTTTATCTATCACAACATTCAGCATTGCGGTTTTTGAAGAAGTTCGAGTCTTATATGTAGTTCCTATACTTCTACTTCTATTTTTACTGATCGGATTTCAATTTAAATGGAAATCCTTGTTCTACCTGAATATTCCGTTATTCGTATTATCTTTTATTAATATATTTCCTTATGCCAAAAATCTTTGGCCTGGGACGTTGATTCTTGCATTAGTTTTTTACTTCTTTGCTTTTTCTAAAATTCGCGATGCCGGGTTATTACGCTGGTTAGTAAGGGGAGAAGTTTCCAAACAAGTTTTAGGACTTTCCGCTCTATTTGTCCTATCCGCTAGTATCGCTTTGTTTCTTTGGTTTTATCTTTTGGATCCTGATATCAGCGATATCAAAGAGAATTTTCCTAAAGGGGATATCCCTCTGTTAATCGCAGCAGGAATTGGTTTTGCGATCATTAATGCTATTGCAGAAGAGTTTTTGTTCAGAGGGATTTTGCTCGAGGCTTTATTGACTGCCAGGTGTTCTCTTTTTTGGGCCCTTGTTTTCCAGGCTTTGAGTTTTGGGATTTTACATCTGCATGGATTTCCACGCGGTTGGGTGGGAGTAGGGCTTGCTGGGATCTACGGTTTGATGACCGGGCTGATTCGGATCTTGAGTAAGGGAATTTATTATCCGGTGTTAGTGCATATCTTTGCGGATATTACAATAGCTGGGATTGTTTTGTTTTTTGCTAAATAA
- a CDS encoding bifunctional helix-turn-helix transcriptional regulator/GNAT family N-acetyltransferase, with amino-acid sequence MKDYVDSIREFNRYYTNALGLLNNHFLNSEYSLTEARLLYEIRHSKDITARELVRLLNLDKGYLSRTIQQFEKKGVLKRTPSRNDFRILHLELTKKGRDILSKLIVASNSQISGLLKDCSDPDKNELVSSMNFIMRVLSKEVSPVIYREASIGDLGYMIHRQAVLYRDEYKFNDSFEEYLIQGMLEYLKNKTEFDKVWVAESNGNIAGAISIIHSGKKLSQIRWFYTEPKFRNLGIGKNLLNLAVDYAKSKNVSIFLWTLSNLDAARNLYKRFGFVLSESKPNQIWRKGLTEERWELGEVG; translated from the coding sequence ATGAAAGATTATGTAGATTCTATTCGTGAATTCAACAGGTATTATACGAACGCTTTAGGACTCTTAAATAATCATTTTTTGAATAGCGAATATTCTCTGACGGAAGCAAGATTACTATACGAGATCAGACATTCTAAAGATATTACAGCCCGCGAATTGGTCCGTTTATTAAATTTGGATAAAGGTTATCTAAGTAGGACAATCCAACAATTTGAGAAGAAGGGAGTTTTAAAAAGAACTCCAAGCCGAAATGATTTCCGCATTCTTCATTTGGAACTTACCAAAAAAGGAAGAGATATCTTATCCAAATTAATCGTAGCTTCGAATTCACAAATTTCAGGTTTGCTCAAAGATTGTTCTGATCCGGATAAAAATGAATTAGTCTCTTCTATGAATTTTATAATGAGAGTCCTTTCCAAGGAAGTATCTCCCGTGATTTATAGGGAGGCAAGTATTGGAGATTTAGGTTATATGATCCATAGACAAGCTGTGTTGTACCGAGACGAGTATAAGTTCAATGATTCCTTCGAAGAATATTTGATACAAGGGATGTTGGAATATCTAAAAAATAAAACCGAATTTGATAAGGTATGGGTAGCGGAATCGAATGGAAATATTGCGGGCGCCATCTCGATCATTCATTCCGGAAAAAAACTTTCTCAAATTCGTTGGTTCTATACCGAACCCAAATTTAGGAATTTAGGAATTGGAAAAAATCTACTGAATCTTGCGGTGGATTACGCAAAATCAAAGAATGTTTCGATTTTTCTTTGGACCTTGAGTAATTTAGATGCTGCAAGAAATTTATATAAACGTTTCGGCTTTGTTCTTTCCGAATCTAAGCCGAATCAAATTTGGAGGAAAGGCTTAACAGAAGAGAGATGGGAATTGGGAGAAGTGGGCTGA
- a CDS encoding tetratricopeptide repeat protein, protein MEKKTSRKIPAKRRIFTEILKENYTIALTLIDREMSETGKDPELLYNFAICCSRTGNHKKCVSIIEELLEEFPKFSERDNAFRMMIYSLIRTGDYKSALAKTEERLKLSLDDIILLSLKASALEKSGDTKTAIETHLRILRLRPEQKNSLNSVAYLLLEGKEPNPEELKLAMENIKRALQLDPDNPAYLDSFGVLLSKLGKQEEARKAFEKAITKAPTEDIILEHLKKLSQTNRQAT, encoded by the coding sequence ATGGAAAAGAAAACTTCCAGAAAGATCCCAGCCAAAAGAAGAATTTTCACTGAAATTCTAAAAGAGAACTATACGATCGCGCTTACCTTGATCGATCGGGAAATGTCCGAGACTGGAAAAGATCCGGAGCTACTTTATAATTTCGCAATATGTTGTTCCAGGACAGGGAATCATAAAAAATGTGTTTCCATCATCGAAGAACTCTTGGAGGAATTCCCAAAATTCTCGGAAAGAGATAACGCATTTAGGATGATGATCTATTCTTTGATCCGGACCGGAGATTATAAATCCGCTCTAGCAAAAACGGAAGAACGTCTCAAACTTTCACTGGATGATATCATTCTTCTTTCCTTAAAAGCCTCCGCATTAGAAAAGTCCGGGGACACGAAAACCGCAATCGAAACTCACTTGAGAATTTTACGATTGAGGCCAGAGCAAAAAAACAGCCTAAATTCGGTAGCATATCTGCTTTTAGAAGGAAAAGAACCAAATCCGGAAGAGCTCAAACTGGCAATGGAAAATATCAAACGTGCTCTGCAATTGGACCCGGATAATCCAGCCTATTTGGATTCTTTCGGAGTTCTGCTTTCCAAATTGGGAAAACAGGAAGAAGCCAGAAAAGCCTTCGAAAAAGCAATTACCAAAGCTCCGACCGAAGATATCATTTTAGAACACTTGAAAAAACTATCTCAAACAAATAGACAAGCGACTTGA
- the surE gene encoding 5'/3'-nucleotidase SurE, whose amino-acid sequence MNILITNDDGISSNGILALEKVLGKEHNTYLIAPLKERSATSMALSIHDSLRVERVNENHYIVDGFPVDCVNIGLHGNIFPKIDLVLSGINRGVNMGHDVHYSGTVGAARHGAIHNKKSVAVSSGNFDKNYDYIKEAELVREILNSWIDEFIPGVVYNINIPEKFENSLSSIELAKLGRRTYVDTYEAKPIIGGISDFFLGGSDLGHVPEEGTDFDIFFRGKIPITPLGLDQTSQLELEEFKKKIRVKSK is encoded by the coding sequence ATGAATATTCTAATTACCAACGATGACGGGATCTCTTCCAACGGGATCCTTGCTTTGGAAAAAGTTTTAGGAAAAGAGCATAATACCTATCTAATCGCTCCCTTAAAAGAACGTTCTGCCACTTCTATGGCATTGAGCATTCACGATTCTTTGAGAGTGGAAAGAGTGAACGAGAATCATTATATCGTAGACGGATTCCCTGTAGACTGCGTAAACATAGGGTTACACGGAAACATCTTCCCAAAAATCGATTTGGTGCTCTCCGGGATCAACCGAGGAGTGAACATGGGACATGACGTTCATTACTCGGGAACAGTTGGAGCAGCAAGACATGGAGCCATACATAATAAAAAAAGTGTAGCTGTTAGTTCCGGAAACTTTGACAAGAATTATGATTATATCAAAGAAGCAGAGTTGGTCCGTGAAATCCTAAATTCTTGGATAGATGAATTTATTCCTGGGGTTGTATATAATATCAATATTCCTGAAAAATTCGAAAATTCACTTTCTTCTATAGAATTAGCCAAGCTGGGCAGAAGGACCTATGTAGATACTTACGAGGCTAAACCGATCATAGGAGGGATCTCAGACTTCTTCTTAGGAGGCTCGGATCTTGGACATGTCCCTGAAGAAGGTACCGATTTTGATATATTCTTCCGGGGAAAAATCCCGATCACACCTTTGGGTTTAGATCAAACTTCTCAGCTTGAATTAGAAGAATTTAAAAAAAAGATCCGGGTTAAATCGAAATAA
- the sppA gene encoding signal peptide peptidase SppA, translating into MDRNRIALAVTFVVTILSLFVGLINLVSNVSSSKLTKVDAGSGFGTDRLGAALIKIEGEIHSGRSSYDSAGAQTVLEQLRSIEDDSNIVGILVEINSPGGSVGASQEIYKELMYLRKDKNKKVVVSMKDIAASGGYYIASAADKIFALGGTLTGSIGVIAIAPNIKGLLERYGVKVRTFKEGKYKDSLSLFRDNTPEEDAMIQKMLSDTYEEFIEDVAKGRNQTVKFVEALAEGRIYSGQDAFRNKLVDDIGGRREALAELSKLCNYDGTLPLFEEEVNPWDRFFQLMQAKSGGFFSGEKVFLQELKRSPVLVLYPHSMAW; encoded by the coding sequence GTGGACCGAAATCGTATCGCATTAGCAGTCACCTTTGTAGTCACCATTCTCTCCTTGTTTGTAGGACTTATCAATTTAGTATCCAATGTGTCTTCTTCCAAACTAACGAAAGTAGATGCAGGTTCCGGATTCGGGACCGACAGATTAGGAGCAGCTCTGATCAAGATAGAAGGAGAGATCCACTCCGGACGTTCCAGCTATGATTCCGCCGGAGCCCAAACCGTATTGGAACAACTCAGATCAATAGAAGACGATTCTAATATTGTAGGAATCTTAGTGGAGATCAACTCTCCAGGTGGATCCGTTGGCGCTTCTCAAGAGATCTATAAAGAGTTAATGTATCTCAGAAAAGATAAAAACAAAAAGGTCGTAGTGTCCATGAAGGACATCGCTGCTTCTGGGGGCTATTATATAGCCTCGGCTGCGGATAAAATTTTCGCGTTAGGCGGAACTTTGACCGGCTCAATTGGAGTGATCGCGATCGCACCAAATATCAAAGGTCTTCTGGAAAGATACGGAGTCAAAGTACGCACTTTTAAAGAAGGAAAGTATAAAGATTCACTTTCTCTTTTCAGAGACAATACTCCTGAAGAAGATGCGATGATCCAAAAAATGCTCTCGGATACATACGAAGAATTTATCGAAGATGTAGCTAAGGGAAGAAACCAAACGGTAAAATTTGTAGAGGCCTTGGCAGAAGGAAGGATCTATTCCGGACAAGACGCATTCAGAAACAAATTGGTAGATGATATCGGTGGCAGAAGAGAAGCATTAGCTGAACTTTCCAAACTTTGCAACTACGACGGAACTCTTCCATTATTCGAAGAAGAAGTAAACCCTTGGGATAGATTTTTCCAATTGATGCAGGCAAAGTCAGGCGGATTTTTCAGTGGGGAAAAAGTATTCCTTCAAGAACTCAAACGTTCTCCTGTTTTAGTTTTATATCCACATTCTATGGCGTGGTGA
- a CDS encoding SAM-dependent methyltransferase → MEFTIRSIAKVSNSRSEIQDDYWAEIVSEIELEDNIPAESLDGIETFSHLEIIYIFHKAFGSEPVFGSEHPRENKRWPKVGIFAQRKKNRPNHIGSTIVELLRRDGKKLLVKYLDAIDGTPVVDIKPVMREFLPMSGISQPDWSKELMINYWE, encoded by the coding sequence ATGGAATTTACGATTCGGTCCATCGCAAAGGTCTCGAACTCAAGATCAGAGATCCAGGATGATTACTGGGCTGAAATTGTTTCCGAGATCGAGTTAGAAGATAATATTCCTGCTGAGTCCCTGGATGGGATCGAAACATTCTCTCATTTGGAGATCATCTATATTTTTCATAAAGCTTTCGGATCAGAGCCCGTATTCGGAAGTGAACATCCTAGGGAAAATAAAAGATGGCCTAAGGTTGGGATCTTTGCCCAAAGAAAGAAAAATCGCCCGAACCATATCGGTTCTACGATAGTGGAACTCCTAAGAAGGGACGGCAAAAAACTTTTGGTGAAATATTTGGATGCGATTGATGGAACTCCGGTCGTGGATATTAAACCAGTGATGAGAGAATTCCTACCGATGTCCGGGATCTCTCAACCGGATTGGTCCAAAGAATTGATGATAAATTATTGGGAGTAA
- a CDS encoding Acg family FMN-binding oxidoreductase, with product MASISRKTFIKYGISFGVILSTSQILQYCKSSSKERYDYERKDPFDPEFLSENISPILKAIRIGITAPNPHNVQPWKFKIINDHSALLYVDEKRLLKDTDPTYRQIHIGQGTFLENLSIGTQVLGYSSEVSLFPEGKYTIADMGKKPIAKIILNKQEDLVRNPLSEFISERVTQRSVYEGEDLTQENFEKIRKDSAVLYSELKFVPKAGSEELRKQLIAAMQMETDTYKTYEESRIWFRYNDEEIGKFGDGISLRANGTSGLKYYIARNFFLKHGPESWHSPENKKAGMDMFASMVESSKGFIFLKTDHNEVIDWVQAGRDYLRLHLAATKNGFSLHPMSQILQEYPEMDPIRNEFESSLKPGEKIQMLARLGKSDYHFYSPRRDPKEFIL from the coding sequence ATGGCCTCGATCAGTCGAAAAACATTTATCAAATACGGCATTAGTTTTGGTGTTATTCTTTCAACTTCTCAAATTTTACAATATTGTAAAAGTTCTTCCAAGGAAAGATATGATTATGAAAGAAAGGATCCATTCGATCCTGAATTTCTTTCCGAAAATATTTCTCCGATACTAAAGGCGATCCGCATCGGTATCACTGCTCCGAATCCGCATAATGTTCAACCTTGGAAATTCAAAATTATAAATGATCATTCTGCACTTTTGTATGTGGATGAAAAACGTTTATTAAAAGATACGGATCCAACGTATCGGCAGATCCATATCGGGCAAGGAACCTTTTTGGAAAATTTAAGTATAGGAACTCAGGTGTTGGGATATTCTTCCGAAGTTTCTCTTTTTCCAGAAGGAAAATATACGATTGCAGATATGGGAAAAAAACCGATCGCTAAAATTATTTTAAACAAACAAGAAGATCTGGTCAGAAATCCTTTGTCGGAATTTATTTCAGAAAGAGTCACTCAAAGAAGTGTTTACGAAGGAGAAGATCTGACTCAGGAAAATTTTGAGAAGATAAGAAAAGATTCTGCCGTTCTATATTCGGAATTGAAATTTGTTCCTAAAGCAGGTTCAGAAGAATTAAGAAAACAATTAATCGCTGCGATGCAAATGGAAACGGACACATATAAAACCTACGAAGAATCTAGGATTTGGTTTCGTTATAATGATGAAGAAATCGGCAAATTCGGGGATGGGATCTCTCTGAGAGCAAACGGGACTTCCGGTCTGAAATATTATATTGCTAGAAACTTTTTCTTAAAACATGGTCCAGAAAGTTGGCATTCACCTGAGAATAAAAAAGCAGGTATGGATATGTTTGCTTCCATGGTAGAAAGTTCTAAGGGATTTATTTTTCTGAAAACGGATCATAACGAGGTCATCGATTGGGTCCAAGCGGGAAGGGATTATCTTCGTTTACATTTGGCCGCGACTAAAAACGGGTTTTCTCTTCATCCAATGAGTCAGATATTGCAAGAATATCCGGAAATGGATCCTATTAGGAATGAATTTGAATCTTCTTTAAAACCTGGAGAGAAGATCCAGATGCTTGCTCGCTTGGGTAAAAGTGATTATCATTTTTATAGCCCTAGAAGAGATCCGAAAGAGTTTATCTTATAA